One genomic region from Marmota flaviventris isolate mMarFla1 chromosome 6, mMarFla1.hap1, whole genome shotgun sequence encodes:
- the Gjb7 gene encoding gap junction beta-7 protein, whose protein sequence is MSWMFLRDLLSGVNKYSTGIGRIWLAVMFILRLLVYIVAAKHVWKDEQKEFECNTRQPGCGNVCFDYFFPVSQVRLWALQLIMVSTPSLLVVLHVAYCEGREKKHGKKLYDSPSTMDGGLWYTYLISLIVKTGFEIGFLVLFYKLYRGFSVPYLMKCDLKPCPNTVDCFISKPTEKTIFIFFLVFTSCLCIVLNFTELSFLVLKCFI, encoded by the coding sequence ATGAGTTGGATGTTCCTCAGAGACCTCCTAAGTGGAGTAAATAAATATTCAACTGGGATTGGGCGCATCTGGCTAGCTGTTATGTTCATCCTTCGGTTGCTGGTCTACATAGTGGCTGCAAAGCACGTGTGGAAGGATGAGCAGAAAGAGTTTGAGTGCAACACTAGACAGCCTGGCTGTGGAAATGTGTGCTTTGACTACTTCTTCCCCGTCTCCCAGGTCAGACTTTGGGCTTTACAGCTGATCATGGTCTCCACGCCCTCTCTCCTAGTAGTTCTACATGTGGCCTATTgtgaggggagagaaaaaaagcatGGAAAGAAACTCTATGACAGCCCAAGCACCATGGATGGGGGCCTATGGTACACCTATTTGATTAGCCTCATTGTCAAAACTGGTTTTGAAATTGgcttccttgttttgttttataagttGTATAGGGGCTTTAGTGTCCCCTACCTTATGAAGTGCGATTTGAAGCCTTGTCCCAACACTGTAGACTGCTTCATCTCCAAACCCACTGAGAAAAccatcttcatcttcttcttggTCTTTACCTCTTGCTTGTGCATTGTGTTGAATTTCACTGAACTGAGCTTTTTGGTTCTTAAGTGCTTTATTTAA
- the LOC114086838 gene encoding AP-4 complex subunit sigma-1, protein MIKFFLMVNKQGQTRLSKYYEHVEINKRTLLETEVIKSCLSRSNEQCSFIEYKDFKLIYRQCAALFIVVGVNDTENEMAIYEFIHNFVEVLDEYFSRVSELDIMFNLDKVHIILDEMVLNGCIVETNRARILAPLQILDKMSES, encoded by the coding sequence atgataaaatttttccTTATGGTGAATAAACAAGGCCAGACCCGACTTTCTAAGTACTATGAGCATGTGGAGATTAATAAGCGAACACTTCTGGAAACAGAAGTCATAAAGAGTTGTCTCTCTCGATCCAATGAACAGTGCTCTTTTATTGAATATAAGGATTTTAAGCTGATATATCGGCAATGTGCAGCTCTCTTCATTGTGGTTGGAGTTAATGACACTGAGAATGAGATGGCTATTTATGAATTCATCCACAATTTTGTGGAAGTTTTAGACGAGTACTTCAGCCGAGTGAGTGAACTAgatataatgtttaatttggaTAAAGTACACATCATTTTGGACGAGATGGTGTTAAATGGCTGCATTGTGGAAACTAATCGGGCAAGAATTCTTGCCCCTCTACAAATTCTTGATAAGATGTCAGAAAGCTGA